A genomic segment from Phragmites australis chromosome 6, lpPhrAust1.1, whole genome shotgun sequence encodes:
- the LOC133922015 gene encoding histone H3.2 translates to MARTKQTARKSTGGKAPRKQLATKAARKSAPATGGVKKPHRFRPGTVALREIRKYQKSTELLIRKLPFQRLVREIAQDFKTDLRFQSSAVAALQEAAEAYLVGLFEDTNLCAIHAKRVTIMPKDIQLARRIRGERA, encoded by the coding sequence ATGGCCCGCACGAAGCAGACGGCGCGCAAGTCGACGGGAGGCAAGGCTCCCCGCAAGCAGCTGGCGACCAAGGCAGCACGCAAGTCGGCCCCGGCCACGGGTGGCGTGAAGAAGCCGCACCGCTTCCGCCCGGGCACCGTCGCGCTCCGCGAGATCCGCAAGTACCAGAAGAGCACGGAGCTTCTGATCCGCAAGCTCCCCTTCCAGCGCCTCGTCCGGGAGATCGCGCAGGACTTCAAGACCGACCTCCGCTTCCAGTCGTCCGCCGTCGCGGCGCTGCAGGAGGCCGCCGAGGCGTACCTGGTGGGGCTCTTCGAGGACACCAACCTCTGCGCTATCCATGCCAAGCGTGTCACCATCATGCCCAAGGACATCCAGCTCGCGCGCCGCATCAGGGGCGAGAGGGCCTGA